In Myxococcales bacterium, one genomic interval encodes:
- a CDS encoding nucleotidyl transferase AbiEii/AbiGii toxin family protein yields MDFSHRSKLTALQRDLLVAFFERQEGFFLTGGAALSGFYLGHRTTEDLDLFAPPGASLDDAARALSTAAISLGGTTEPVKTFPEFRRLLARRGEESCMVDLVVDRAPMLDVDKPTRAVGDSEKGDQQSDRQSPAFNFAGPRSWRSYLPAP; encoded by the coding sequence GTGGACTTCTCGCATCGTAGCAAGCTGACGGCGCTGCAGCGCGACCTGCTCGTCGCGTTCTTCGAGCGACAGGAGGGGTTCTTCCTCACCGGGGGCGCGGCACTGTCTGGCTTCTACCTCGGCCACCGCACGACCGAGGATCTCGATCTGTTCGCTCCGCCGGGCGCGTCGCTCGATGACGCGGCCAGGGCGCTCTCCACGGCGGCCATTTCGCTCGGCGGCACGACGGAGCCCGTGAAGACATTCCCGGAGTTTCGCAGGCTCCTCGCGCGCCGGGGCGAGGAGTCCTGCATGGTCGACCTCGTGGTCGATCGCGCGCCGATGCTCGACGTGGACAAGCCAACGCGTGCGGTGGGCGACAGCGAAAAAGGTGACCAACAGAGCGACCGCCAATCCCCAGCTTTCAACTTCGCTGGGCCTCGTTCCTGGCGTTCCTACCTTCCTGCTCCGTAG
- a CDS encoding four helix bundle protein, with protein MTQKPNPRAATLPHHRLIAYGVSVELLLAVKAANIRDAKLRDEAVRAAKGTCLNCAEAAGRVSRADKARVFAIARGEAVEAIAAVEIAAHAGDTTSAAAEQCVLIGERLLALLTALTR; from the coding sequence ATGACCCAAAAACCCAATCCTCGCGCTGCAACGCTTCCGCACCACCGGCTCATTGCGTACGGCGTGTCCGTCGAGCTCCTCCTGGCCGTCAAGGCCGCCAACATCCGCGACGCCAAGCTCCGGGACGAGGCGGTCCGTGCGGCGAAGGGCACCTGCCTCAACTGCGCGGAGGCCGCGGGCCGCGTCTCGCGCGCCGACAAAGCTCGCGTGTTCGCCATCGCTCGAGGTGAAGCGGTCGAGGCCATCGCCGCGGTCGAGATCGCTGCCCACGCCGGAGACACCACCTCCGCGGCCGCCGAGCAATGCGTCCTCATCGGCGAGAGGCTGCTCGCCCTACTCACCGCGCTCACTCGATAG